ACGGTCGAATTAATGGTCAAAACAATTACAAATCTGGTATTTGGTCATCGATGGTAAAGCATTACATCGCAGCTCAGAATTCAGTTTCTTTACCAAAACATCTTATAAGAGCAAAATTGGGTAATGTTATGAATGCTAAAATGTGGAAGGATACTTGGATGGGTTTTGAACCGTTATTATGTTACCGTTTTAATAGACTGTTTCATATTGATATAAATCATGAACGCTCTGTTGCAGATAGATGGTATAATAATGCATGGCATTGAAATGGAATCGGGATTGCATAGGTGGTAGAAACGAATATGCGTTGCGCGAGTTAAATAAGGCTCTTAAGAGTGTGTCTATGTCAAACTATGAAGACTCTAAGTTGTGGGGTTTAAGTTCAAATGAAGGATATTCAGTATCCGACACAAAGAAAAATATTGACAATGTGATCCTACCTTCATTACAACACAGTAGGAGATAGATTAAATCTGTTCGAAAGAAAGTTAATATCTTTTTGTGGCGTTTAGGTATTGACAACTTGCCTAAGAGAATCAATCTTGTAAATCGTGGAGTGGATATTGGCGATGTTGGTTGCTCTCTTTGTACTTGCTGGTTGGAAGATATAAACCATGTTATGTTCTCATGTGTGGTTGCAAAAGATATTTAGAGGAAAGTTCATTTATGAACCGAGGTTGATACAAGCATGTTCGACTCTTGGTTTTCTTGGGTAAATTGGTTCGATCAATGGACATCTAATGCCACTAACATAAACCGTATGAATTGTATTGTGGTGTATTTATTTTGGGTCTTTTGGCGCTTTCGTAATGGTGTTATTATCTCTAGTGATCGGGCGAAGATATATGAAATATTTGATTCTATTAGGAGTATTTCCTTTTCTTGATTAGTTAGTCGTTTCCTTTTCTTGATTAGTTAGTCGTTGTAAAGATAACATATCTTGGAACAAGTGGTTTATAAAGTCattgtaattataattttaattgttGTTGTTTTGTTTCGCTTTTAGTTTCTTGCTAGAAGTTGCTAATAAAATTTAccattcaaaatatatatatatatatatatatatatatatatatatatatatatatatatatatatatatatatatatatatatatatatatatatatatatagcaaacatTTTACTTAAAATACTCCGTATAAATTATAGTTCTTTATTTTAAGAGTGGAATGCATTTTTACAATTTAAATTGGTCATAGATTTATGTGTAATAGGTCGAGTCTTTTAGCTCAGTCAGTTTGTACTCCTTTCCtccttttatatataatataatgtttgttggcttttaaaaaaaataatactccgtGTTATTATTTACGAAGTATTTTGAAACGGATGAAGAACTTTATAGTGACACTACACTCAAAATACAAACGGAGTATTATACTTCCTCCGTCTCATAAAAATTGTGAAAGTTTAACTTTTAAGGTCTTCTTGTTTCATTTTTaactttaaatatatttatttttatgatacactattttatgataattatatgaatgaattgaatTTTAAATGTATTTTCATTGATATAATTATCATCAAGTATTTCATAACGTAAATAAGACTATATAAAGTCAAAATTGAAGGAGAAACATTTTGAAAAGTTAAatgagatatatttttttttttggacagAGAGTAATATAATAATTGTGTTTAACTAGATAAAGATTATATATACGACTATTATTGTCCTTGCTGATTTTTTTATCTTTTCTATAATAATTCGAGTACGCTGTCAATACAAAAAGATATTAAAGGGATGTACACAAAGTTATTAAAGAATGTTCACAAGCATATGGTCTATCAAAACAATTCATATCAATGACTGTACAATCAAAATTATCAAATGGTATTAATTGTGCTAGCATTAAAAAGCACGTAGTGGGGTTATGGACATTTGTAACTTTAAGTATATAAAGGGTGAGTGTTCATACTTTGTATCCCGTTATATCATTTGATCCAAAAACAAATCAAAGTATTGCCTGCCAACGGCGGATCACGGCAGATCACGACGGTGTCTTTTTTTCTGATACGAAACTGTAAAACTTTAGAAAAAATGGGGCGATCTCCGTGTTGCGCTAAAGTAGGATTAAAGAAAGGACCATGGACACCTGAAGAAGATCAAAAGCTTTTAGCCTACGTTGAAGAACATGGTCATGGTAGTTGGCGCGCTTTGCCAACGAAAGCAGGTTAACTTTACTCCGTTTATATATATGTGTTTTATAACAATATTAGGATAAGTGACATGTATGTTATAAGTTGTATGATTAATTTGTTGTTTAGTTATTGATTATACAAAATGTTGATGTTAAAATTAACATGAATTAATCAGGGTTGCAAAGATGTGGAAAAAGTTGTAGGTTAAGATGGACAAATTATCTTAGACCTGATATTAAGAGAGGGAAGTTTACACTTCAAGAAGAACAAACTATAATTCAACTTCATGCTCTCTTGGGTAATAGGTAATGCGACTCTTACACAACTTTTTTAGATAATGTACAACTTGTTAAAGCATGATGTACATTCTAAAAACTAATGATTGAATAGTACAACTCTTGATTTGAGAATTTCAACTTTACATAGACTAAACATCTTAGTGTAATACACACTATCTACACACTTTATCTACTATCATGTTAAATGTAATGCGGTTGTGTTTGTGTTTAGGTGGTCAGCCATTGCAACTCACTTGCCGAAAAGAACGGATAACGAGATCAAAAATTATTGGAATACTCATCTTAAGAAAAGGTTGGCGAAAATGGGGATTGATCCATTGAGCCACAAACCGAAAAATGATACCCTTTTGTGTATCGATGGTCAGTCAAAAAGTGTGACAAATTTGAGTCACATGGCTCAATGGGAGAGTGCTCGCCTCGAGGCTGAAGCCAGGTTGGCGAAACAATCAAAGCTTCAGTCTATGGGTCCAACTGAGAAGCATAAGGGATCTCTTGATCCCTCATCGACCCCAGTTAAATTATCAGGGCCCGTATATGGGGCACCTACAAGGTGTCTCGATATACTCAAGGCATGGAGCCGGGTTTGGGGCAACAAGCGCAATAAAATAGATgtggaaaatgaaaatggaaacgaTGATGCAGTTTCCACCACCGGAGCAAGAGAAAGCTCTACCAACTTTTTCGAGTTCGTTGGTGGGAATTCATTGGGGTCTTGTGACGATGAAGCCACGGGTGAAGAGTGTGAGCTTGAATGGGAATGCAAAGATGACGAAAAACAAGTTTCGTTAACTTTAGAAAATAACAACATTAGCTTGTCATCACCGAATAACAACCACAATGTTAACGAACATGTTCCTAATGACAATTTCTTAGAAAGCTTTACCGATCTTTTATTGAGCAACTCGAGCACGAGTAATCAATGTAGTGTTCAAGTTGAGGGTGACTCAAACACGACTCTCGAACCTAATGGAGTGAACAATAGTACTTACTATGAGGAGAATAACAAGAATTATTGGAATAACATTCTTGATTTAGTGAATTCTTCACTACAAGATCCACCGTTATTTTAGGAAAACATATGATCACTTGTACCGTTTTGTTCCGTTATTATTGACCAAAACCCTTCGTTGAAAAGCTTGTAAGTGTGTTGTAAGATTTGTAGGTTTTTTGAGTTGTCAATAGTTTACTTTGTAGTACTCCGTAATAGATAAAAGTTTCTCTACTTAATTAATTGCTATCTTATACTATAAATTAAAGTTGATATAAAATTTGACATTCGAGGTCCACGTTCGAGAGTCATTTAATTATTTGAGAAAATAAATTTACAGCAGCCTGTTAGttggttatttttatttctatcaaTCAATTTCTTTTATCATTAAAAATGAAATAAATACCTAGTTCAAAATGGTTTTTGATTTCGATTTTAATTCTTCTATTGTACTTGTACTACTCCTTTTTTACTATATATTTCACATGCGTTGTTTCGATTATTTATTCACATTTAAGAGATCCTGGTAAACAAGGACCATTGGATGCAtaaattcttaaggtataaatcgAAGACAACAAATATATTTTGAAGGGTAAATTCACACATTACACAAATAGGTATAATGATCTACGAATATGTTTACAACAAGTTTGACTCTCAAccttatcgttaaaaatgttaccATACTACTGCTAGACAAATGGTTCTCGGGTAAAGAGAACATATACATAGTTTTAtttctttcaattttttttttcaaatttgttGTAAAAGAGTGATAATGTATATCTTGATAACTATTTAACACAACTGAAGAGAATTATATACTATGTGTTTATGGACATCATGTTAGCCAGTTGGATAGGTGAGTTTTTTCTCTCGATCGACTATATTCAATTTGCCCGAGTATAATTCACTAAATTTTTAGGCGATAATTCAAGAACAACAATTTGAGGTTTAATGAGGTTTAATAATGAAATCGCAAAATCAGAAATTAGAGTAATATGTATCTTATTCTGTGTGTACAGAATGGAAGCTATATTCCCATAAAATATATTCGAACATCCGTTAATTGTTGCAGTAGAAACGGAAGATCGTAACCCTTAGTTTTGACGAAAAAAATACATGTAGGCATTTTTGATAGAAAAACTTGTTGGTCGCAACTACCCCTCTCCCCCCTCCCCCCAACTTTCTGTGACTACATCGAGTTAGCTCTTACGGACATATACTACACACTCTTCAAACTCATTATTGATCATAAATAGATAATATGTCCGTTGATTTCAAATAAATCGTAACTATCTAGAATAATTTTCAAATGAAACCATAATTAACAATATATTTGTGATATTTTTGAGGTTGCTCAAGATGTACAATAACGCCTCATCTTgaatatagtaatgataataacaagcAAAAGATCAATGGATTACAAGATTATACTCCCTCTGTCTATAAAAAAGGTTTAGAAGCCCATGTACATGTCGAGAAATTGAAATAATTTTTatctattaattaatattattaattagtagaagttgtgatgtggtccagcggctGATGGCCTGCCCTTTTTAGGGGAGGTCAAGAGTTCGACcctcgttggctacatattaaaaacataatttcatctctgtcatgaagtatccacccatgacacctttcccatatcgtttggggggtaaagagg
This window of the Rutidosis leptorrhynchoides isolate AG116_Rl617_1_P2 chromosome 7, CSIRO_AGI_Rlap_v1, whole genome shotgun sequence genome carries:
- the LOC139858888 gene encoding transcription factor MYB16-like — encoded protein: MGRSPCCAKVGLKKGPWTPEEDQKLLAYVEEHGHGSWRALPTKAGLQRCGKSCRLRWTNYLRPDIKRGKFTLQEEQTIIQLHALLGNRWSAIATHLPKRTDNEIKNYWNTHLKKRLAKMGIDPLSHKPKNDTLLCIDGQSKSVTNLSHMAQWESARLEAEARLAKQSKLQSMGPTEKHKGSLDPSSTPVKLSGPVYGAPTRCLDILKAWSRVWGNKRNKIDVENENGNDDAVSTTGARESSTNFFEFVGGNSLGSCDDEATGEECELEWECKDDEKQVSLTLENNNISLSSPNNNHNVNEHVPNDNFLESFTDLLLSNSSTSNQCSVQVEGDSNTTLEPNGVNNSTYYEENNKNYWNNILDLVNSSLQDPPLF